In one window of Candidatus Avedoeria danica DNA:
- a CDS encoding c-type cytochrome has product MRPTRLIALVLTTVLLIVGIAVLLRRRAYVDGPPDDPKVQAAAAADYVKFCAVCHGVDGRTVEGSIAPNLASDDLLALASDDFLRAAIVHGRPGREGIGAKGVKMQAYGNGATPLDDDRIDAIVRHVRMWQRAEPVPLDDDYRAAGDVAVGEAVYTRECSSCHGAGGWTDEAPRLAGAVFQAAASDDFIRQTIRRGRAGTAMRPLALSPSEEDALIAYIRTFSPTPPR; this is encoded by the coding sequence ATGCGCCCCACGCGCCTCATCGCCCTCGTCCTGACCACCGTCCTCCTCATCGTCGGTATCGCCGTCCTGCTCCGGCGCCGGGCGTACGTCGACGGCCCGCCCGACGATCCGAAGGTCCAAGCAGCGGCCGCCGCGGATTACGTCAAGTTCTGCGCAGTCTGCCACGGCGTGGACGGGCGCACCGTCGAGGGCAGCATCGCGCCGAATCTGGCCAGCGACGACCTGTTGGCCCTCGCCAGCGACGACTTCCTGCGCGCCGCGATCGTCCATGGTCGCCCGGGTCGGGAGGGGATCGGCGCCAAAGGCGTAAAGATGCAGGCCTACGGCAACGGCGCAACCCCGCTCGACGACGACCGGATCGACGCCATCGTGCGGCACGTCCGGATGTGGCAGAGAGCCGAGCCCGTGCCGCTCGACGACGACTACCGGGCCGCCGGCGACGTGGCGGTCGGCGAGGCCGTCTACACGCGCGAGTGCTCGTCGTGCCACGGTGCAGGCGGCTGGACGGACGAGGCACCGCGCCTGGCCGGCGCCGTCTTCCAGGCCGCCGCGTCGGACGACTTCATCCGCCAGACCATCCGGCGCGGCCGTGCCGGCACCGCCATGCGCCCGCTCGCCCTTTCGCCCTCGGAGGAGGACGCCCTCATCGCCTACATCCGCACGTTCTCCCCGACGCCCCCAAGGTAG